One region of Bubalus bubalis isolate 160015118507 breed Murrah chromosome 15, NDDB_SH_1, whole genome shotgun sequence genomic DNA includes:
- the SNAI2 gene encoding zinc finger protein SNAI2, with protein MPRSFLVKKHFNASKKPNYSELDTHTVIISPCLYEGYPVPVIPQPEVLRSGAYSPIAVWTTASPFHAPLPAGLSPLSGYPASLGRVSPPPPSDTSSKDHSGSESPISDEEERLQSKLSDPHAIEAEKFQCNLCNKTYSTFSGLGKHKQLHCDAQSRKSFSCKYCDKEYVSLGALKMHIRTHTLPCVCKICGKAFSRPWLLQGHIRTHTGEKPFSCSHCSRAFADRSNLRAHLQTHSDVKKYQCKSCSKTFSRMSLLHKHEESGCCAAH; from the exons ATGCCGCGCTCCTTCCTGGTCAAGAAGCATTTCAACGCCTCCAAGAAGCCCAACTACAGCGAGctggacacacacacag TGATTATCTCCCCGTGTCTCTATGAGGGCTACCCCGTGCCTGTCATCCCGCAGCCGGAGGTCCTCAGGTCGGGAGCCTACAGCCCCATCGCCGTGTGGACCACCGCCTCTCCTTTCCACGCCCCGCTGCCCGCCGGCCTCTCCCCTCTGTCCGGATACCCTGCATCCTTGGGGCGCGTGAGTCCCCCTCCTCCGTCCGACACCTCATCCAAGGACCACAGCGGCTCTGAGAGCCCCATTAGCGACGAAGaagaaaggctacagtccaagctTTCAGACCCCCACGCCATCGAAGCTGAAAAGTTTCAGTGCAATTTATGCAATAAAACCTATTCGACCTTCTCAGGGCTGGGCAAACACAAGCAGCTGCACTGTGACGCCCAGTCCAGGAAATCCTTCAGCTGTAAGTACTGTGACAAGGAATACGTGAGCCTGGGCGCCCTCAAGATGCACATTCGGACGCACACCTTACCTTGTGTCTGCAAGATCTGCGGCAAGGCGTTCTCCAGACCCTGGTTACTGCAAGGACACATCAGAACTCACACTG gggAGAAGCCTTTTTCCTGCTCTCACTGCAGCAGGGCCTTCGCAGACAGGTCCAATCTGAGGGCTCACCTGCAGACGCACTCGGACGTCAAGAAATACCAGTGCAAGAGTTGCTCCAAAACCTTCTCGCGGATGTCCCTCCTGCACAAGCACGAGGAGTCTGGCTGCTGTGCGGCGCACTAG